In the bacterium SCSIO 12741 genome, CTTTGATCACCTTACGATATCTTTCAATATCTCGGTGCTTCAGGTAGTCTAACAGACTTCTCCGCTTTCCTACCATCTTAATCAGCGAGCGCTGAGTATTAAAGTCTTTTCGGTTCTTTTTTAGGTGCTCGGTCAAGTGAGCAATTTTAAAGGTAAATTGGGCAATTTGTGCCTCGGCATTACCCGTGTTGGTTTCTGAACCTCCAAACTGCTTGTAAAACTCTTTTTTCTTCTCTGCTGTTAAATACATATCTATCAACAAATTATCCGTCTCAAAATTAAGGGTGCAAATGTAGCCATTTATTTTGAGTCTGTCGGAAAATAATTTTAATTTTTAAATAGACGAATCATTTGAGCCAGATTCGTCTTTAAATCTTTTCTTTCTACAATGTAATCTAAGAACCCGTGTTCCACCAGAAACTCAGAGGTTTGAAATCCTTCAGGAAGTTCTTTTCCAATGGTTTCTTTAACGACACGAGGTCCTGCAAAACCGATCAATGCGCCAGGTTCTGCAATGTTGATATCACCCAACATAGCGTAAGATGCGGTTACACCTCCGGTAGTAGGATCAGTCAACAAGGAAATATAAGGAAGACCTGCTTTAGCCAACAAGGTCAATTTTGCCGAAGTTTTCGCCATTTGCATCAGCGAGAAGGCAGCCTCCATCATCCGAGCTCCACCTGATTTAGAAATCATAATGAAGGGAAGATTGTGCTCAATGCAGTAATCAACAGCCCGGGCAATTTTCTCACCCACAACTGAACCCATGGAACCTCCAATAAAATTGAAGTC is a window encoding:
- the rpsO gene encoding 30S ribosomal protein S15, encoding MYLTAEKKKEFYKQFGGSETNTGNAEAQIAQFTFKIAHLTEHLKKNRKDFNTQRSLIKMVGKRRSLLDYLKHRDIERYRKVIKDLGLRK
- a CDS encoding acetyl-CoA carboxylase carboxyltransferase subunit beta, encoding MSWFKRMKQGVNTPTKDKKETPEGLWYKCRQCKHVTPSEDHATNVWVCESCGYHERIGSIEYFRILFDENKFDELNRNLSSGDPLEFEDTKKYTDRLNSSKKKTGLVDAIRTATGKLKGHEVVIGCMDFNFIGGSMGSVVGEKIARAVDYCIEHNLPFIMISKSGGARMMEAAFSLMQMAKTSAKLTLLAKAGLPYISLLTDPTTGGVTASYAMLGDINIAEPGALIGFAGPRVVKETIGKELPEGFQTSEFLVEHGFLDYIVERKDLKTNLAQMIRLFKN